The Saprospiraceae bacterium sequence TACCTTTGATTTGACCAATTAATATTTGCAAATACTCCACTGAGTGGTGTTCCTTTACCTACGGTGGTGCTCAACCAACCATATTGATCTGTCACGGGGCTCTGAGACTCCCTATACAATACGCCACTTGTTTCTGTCTCCAATATGGTAAATCGAAGATAGACCGTTGTATTTTTTTGTATATCTCCACTACTATTTCTAACCACCGTCTGGTAATTGAGGTTCTGAGATTTCACCATTAGCGAAATCAAAATAATTATGGTCGCCAGTATTAACTTTTTCATTTTTATTGTTTTATAAATTTTTGATAAAATTGTTTGTTGTCTTTGGTTTTTGCTTTTAGGATGTAGTATCCTGTTTTCAGTTCACTTACATCCACAGTGCTTAGGCTATGCGGTGAGATTTCTGTTTTAAATAGTTTTTGCCCCAGTTGATTCCATATACTTACCTCTGCGCTTTCTTCATGTTCCCACTCTATGTTCAATCCATAGAGGACAGGATTGGGATATATTACAAAGCCGGTCGTGTATGTATCTTCTGCTGATACTGTTTTTTGTATGTCATTTGTCAATACTGATGTAAAGTACCATAGTCCATTGTTACCATAGATTGGTATATTGGTACCTACCAGAGATTGATGATTTCTTCCACCACACTCTCCGGAAAAATAACTGACAGCATACACTTTCAGTGTAGGGCACTGACTTATGACCAACTGATTTCGTGCCAACAAAATCAATATGATTAGCAGTAGTAAAAAGTATTTTCTTTTCATTTTATAAGTATTTTGTGTTAAAAAAGTTTCCCGCACAAAATTATAATGAAAAAAATCAAAAAACTAAAGCCTCATATCACATGATCATGTGAAAATTTAGATTTTTTTGACAATAATTTGAAGAATTTGCAAAATATTTGAACTATTGACCATAAACTTCTTAGATATTATTGATAAAATATCTGTTATATACGATAGTAA is a genomic window containing:
- a CDS encoding T9SS type A sorting domain-containing protein; this translates as MKRKYFLLLLIILILLARNQLVISQCPTLKVYAVSYFSGECGGRNHQSLVGTNIPIYGNNGLWYFTSVLTNDIQKTVSAEDTYTTGFVIYPNPVLYGLNIEWEHEESAEVSIWNQLGQKLFKTEISPHSLSTVDVSELKTGYYILKAKTKDNKQFYQKFIKQ